Proteins found in one Quercus robur chromosome 2, dhQueRobu3.1, whole genome shotgun sequence genomic segment:
- the LOC126714630 gene encoding zinc finger BED domain-containing protein RICESLEEPER 2-like, producing the protein MSTTSSASAPAPRPPTSTTSESQSLFGEEVESIPVENPQKQGTKRRKTSDVWNHFKKKNIDGKVKAQCNYCGKLMAVASTSGTTHLKLHIAKSCPSAPKEASPSREGTDIRRQVLVKQHNKARSKGISSPSVFNEEDQKASRRDLARMVILHEYPLAIVDHVGFRDFVGGLRSNFKIVGRNTLKRDIKKIYNEKKQKTMVEIDKNASKVAITTDLWTANNSKRSFMVITAHYISDSWTLESRVIRFIRMPSPHDKYSLSKILLECLSDWNIDLKLSAITVDNASNNDGMMKLVLDKLQASSLILGGKLLHVRCAAHILNLVVQEGLNVIGDGIEKVRSSVYFWTQSPKRTEIFEKISRQSHIASTKELVLDCRTRWNSTYLMLSTALIYKDVFPRLLCCEPQYQSAPTNRDWEVAQIVCEKLGYFHKVTELLSGTAYPTANHYFPSVFQLKLELNQWLSSEDELVKKMAGKMLAKFDKYWSDVHDIMSLAIVLDPRYKLMLLTFYFNKMYGSKANEEIDKVKNLLFELFADYDLESIDRGVIYSQVSSSTSTSSAAHEHDDTMRDYDLFVSNATANIGQRSRDIISEFELYTSEKVAPRTEQFNVLGWWKHNASKYPTLQRIARDILAIPMTTVASESAFSTSGRLLSPHRSRLHHDTLEALMCGQNWLWSELKSVLKDATIQNVLDDYEEDELEESHAMELSD; encoded by the exons ATGTCTACCACATCCTCTGCCTCAGCCCCAGCCCCAAGGCCCCCAACTAGCACGACATCAGAATCACAATCGTTGTTTGGAGAGGAAGTTGAGTCCATTCCGGTTGAGAATCCACAAAAACAAGGcactaaaagaagaaaaacttcaGACGTATGGAATCAttttaagaagaagaatattgaTGGGAAAGTTAAGGCTCAATGCAACTACTGTGGAAAACTTATGGCTGTAGCAAGTACATCAGGGACGACTCATTTAAAACTGCACATAGCAAAAAGTTGTCCAAGTGCTCCGAAGGAAGCAAGTCCTTCGAGGGAAGGAACGGATATTAGGAGGCAAGTTCTTGTCAAACAACACAATAAGGCAAGAAGTAAAGGGATCTCAAGCCCTAGTGTTTTTAATGAAGAGGATCAAAAGGCTTCGAGGAGGGACCTTGCACGAATGGTCATTTTGCATGAGTACCCTCTTGCAATTGTTGATCATGTTGGGTTTCGGGATTTTGTTGGTGGTCTTCGGTCAAATTTTAAGATAGTAGGAAGAAACACATTGAAACGagatatcaaaaaaatttataatgaaaagAAGCAGAAGACTATGGTAGAAATTGACAAGAATGCAAGTAAAGTTGCAATCACAACGGACTTGTGGACTGCAAACAACAGTAAGAGGTCATTCATGGTAATCACAGCTCATTATATAAGTGACTCTTGGACTTTGGAAAGCCGGGTTAtaag gtttattcGTATGCCATCTCCACATGATAAGTATTCTCTTTCTAAAATCCTTTTGGAGTGTCTTTCTGATTGGAACATTGATTTGAAGTTATCTGCCATAACTGTAGATAATGCTAGCAACAATGATGGTATGATGAAACTTGTTTTGGATAAGCTTCAAGCTAGTTCACTTATTTTAGGTGGAAAATTGTTGCATGTGCGTTGCGCAGCACATATTCTGAATTTGGTTGTTCAAGAGGGTTTGAATGTAATTGGTGATGGTATTGAGAAGGTTCGAAGTAGTGTATATTTTTGGACTCAATCACCAAAAAGAacagaaatttttgaaaaaatatctcGCCAATCACATATTGCAAGTACTAAGGAATTAGTACTTGATTGTAGGACTCGTTGGAACTCTACATATTTGATGCTTTCAACTGCCTTGATTTATAAAGATGTTTTTCCACGTTTACTATGTTGTGAGCCTCAATATCAGTCTGCTCCAACTAATAGGGATTGGGAGGTAGCACAAATTGTTTGTGAGAAGTTGGGTTATTTTCATAAAGTTACTGAGTTGCTTTCTGGTACTGCCTACCCTACAGCTAATCATTATTTTCCTTCAGTCTTTCAGTTGAAGTTGGAATTAAATCAGTGGCTTTCAAGTGAAGATGAGTTGGTTAAGAAAATGGCAGGAAAGATGTTAGCTAAGTTTGATAAATATTGGAGTGACGTTCATGATATCATGAGTTTGGCTATTGTTTTAGATCCAAGATATAAATTGATGTTATtgaccttttattttaataaaatgtatgGTAGTAAGGCTAACGAAGAAATTGACAAGGTTAAGAACCTTCTTTTTGAGTTGTTTGCGGACTATGACTTAGAAAGCATTGATAGAGGAGTCATTTATTCTCAAGTTTCATCTTCTACATCTACATCAAGTGCTGCACATGAACATGATGATACAATGAGGGACTatgatttatttgttagtaATGCGACTGCTAACATAGGCCAAAGGAGTAGGGATATTATATCGGAGTTTGAACTTTATACTAGTGAGAAAGTGGCACCTAGAACTGAACAATTCAATGTTTTGGGTTGGTGGAAGCATAATGCTAGTAAGTATCCTACCTTGCAACGCATTGCAAGGGATATTTTGGCTATTCCTATGACAACCGTTGCCTCAGAGTCGGCTTTTAGCACTAGTGGGAGATTGTTGAGTCCACATCGTAGCCGTCTTCATCATGATACCTTAGAAGCATTGATGTGTGGGCAGAATTGGTTATGGAGCGAACTTAAAAGTGTATTAAAAGATGCTACCATTCAAAACGTTCTTGATGATTATGAAGAAGATGAATTGGAGGAAAGTCATGCCATGGAGCTTTCAGACTAA
- the LOC126714631 gene encoding protein NONRESPONDING TO OXYLIPINS 2, mitochondrial-like: MAYSNVVSRLSSRLQPFALKLAKRSLAPELSPLKSCSQSQSQSQASASASAGRFSRISRLPLELSSVETMIPLHNAIASARLVSSLSTDSQSWSLVPQGISMPL, from the exons ATGGCGTACTCAAATGTAGTCTCGAGGTTATCGTCGCGATTACAACCTTTCGCTCTTAAACTCGCCAAAAGATCGCTCGCTCCCGAGCTCTCTCCGCTCAAATCGTGctctcaatctcaatctcaatcACAAGCCTCTGCCTCCGCCTCCGCGGGACGCTTTTCCCGCATTTCTCG GTTACCGTTGGAGTTGAGCAGCGTGGAAACGATGATACCGTTGCACAACGCGATAGCTTCGGCGAGGCTTGTGTCGAGCTTGTCCACTGATTCTCAGAGCTGGAGTTTAGTTCCTCAAG GTATATCAATGCCTTTATGA
- the LOC126714632 gene encoding uncharacterized protein At3g27210-like, with product MGSCVSIYGNSSSAKDDKLVILPSPIKEIPTNGDRPIILNNVVSVKSQWSPSLSTPRVYGSKEEIFFDSQPWLESDCEDDFYSVNGDFTPSRGNTPVHHSLSIGTPRINIARFEDRRPGSLPEPSPTDTIKKLARFEDRMPGSLPEPSPKKKLAELFRESSRHENEDVDNLNTSGNQNMANGNMEAKPTVLDLTPKSAHGTPYGTNSVSSSEKTPNGGVFTEKEKSMRSVQCCLPSLISSASFSDRKKKKSPAIAVHDEP from the exons atgggtTCGTGTGTATCGATTTATGGAAACTCTAGCTCCGCCAAAGACGACAAGCTCGTCATTCTTCCCTCACCCATCAAGGAAATTCCCACCAATGGTGACCGTCCGATCATCCTCAACAACGTTGTTTCTGTTAAGTCTCAGTGGTCGCCTTCTCTCTCAACCCCCAGAGTCTATG gtagcaaagaggaaattttttttgattctCAACCCTGGTTAGAGTCAGATTGTGAGGATGATTTTTATAGTGTCAATGGTG ATTTTACCCCATCCCGCGGCAACACTCCAGTCCATCATAGCTTATCCATTGGAACCCCTCGAATCAACATAGCTCGTTTTGAAGACAGAAGGCCTGGTTCCTTACCTGAACCATCCCCAACAGATACGATAAAGAAACTAGCTCGTTTCGAGGACAGAATGCCTGGTTCCTTACCTGAACCATCCCCAAAAAAGAAACTAGCTGAACTATTCCGAGAGAGCAGCAGACACGAAAATGAAGATGTTGACAACCTAAATACATCAGGCAATCAGAACATGGCCAACGGAAACATGGAAGCTAAACCGACTGTACTTGACCTCACCCCAAAGTCAGCACATGGTACCCCATATGGAACTAACTCTGTCTCTAGTAGTGAAAAGACTCCTAATGGAGGCGTCTTCACCGAGAAGGAGAAATCAATGAGGTCCGTGCAATGTTGTCTTCCAAGCTTAATTTCAAGCGCTAGCTTTAGTgataggaagaagaagaaaagcccTGCTATAGCTGTACATGATGAACCTTGA